In one Flexibacter flexilis DSM 6793 genomic region, the following are encoded:
- the ispH gene encoding 4-hydroxy-3-methylbut-2-enyl diphosphate reductase → MTSTEEFVILVNAADEPQGLMEKMQAHHEGKLHRAISVLIFDRNNRMLIHRRAATKYHSAGLWTNACCSHPREAETNEAAAHRRLQEEMGFDCALYELFTFTYRADVGHGLIEHELDHVFVGIYEGEIHPNPAEADAYEYVSLEKLEARMQAEPHTFTEWFKIIVPQLTDYLLKIPYLGQKNISRAFKHSKAQEYEMNFANSPLYQSQICTALKQTLRRQEGSAGSAGLLDFGAVKYLVASHFGFCLGVSNAIDIAYSALTENPDKRIFMLSELIHNPFVNEDLARRGLSYLQNEKGVATKAPDGTLLWDKIEENDVVIVPAFGATNEDKTKLIRKGLNITYYDATCRLVENVWNRASDYARKGFTVIIHGKFEHEETRASFSQAAQYGHVLVVRDLFEAQIVANVIAGAPDAIDDFNQYLFGRHSEGFEPLKHLEKIALVNQTTLLASETLEISALFKKTLTEKYGAEQINQHLGRTQDTLCYATNVNQNAAAKLFDNQGDYAFVIGGKNSSNTSQLYKMAQQQFGDKAYYIESEIDILSAHEIRHYDYGQKKTVIASFLPETPIAAAPPKILITAGASCPDGIIQQVIVRINSFFAPSALRDVSEVLQDLTQQEIS, encoded by the coding sequence ATGACATCAACAGAAGAATTTGTAATATTAGTAAATGCCGCTGATGAACCTCAGGGGCTTATGGAAAAAATGCAAGCGCACCACGAAGGCAAGTTGCACCGTGCTATTTCCGTGTTGATTTTTGACCGAAATAACCGTATGCTTATTCATCGCAGAGCCGCTACCAAATATCATTCGGCTGGTCTTTGGACAAATGCTTGTTGCAGCCATCCACGAGAGGCCGAAACCAACGAAGCCGCCGCGCATCGCCGCCTACAAGAAGAAATGGGTTTTGATTGCGCGTTGTATGAGCTGTTTACGTTCACGTATCGCGCCGATGTGGGACACGGACTCATTGAACACGAACTTGACCATGTTTTTGTAGGGATTTATGAGGGAGAAATTCACCCCAACCCTGCTGAGGCCGACGCTTACGAGTATGTTTCTTTGGAGAAACTGGAAGCACGTATGCAGGCCGAGCCGCATACTTTTACGGAATGGTTTAAAATCATTGTTCCGCAACTGACTGATTATCTGCTAAAAATTCCGTATTTGGGTCAAAAAAATATTTCGCGAGCATTCAAACACAGCAAAGCGCAGGAATATGAAATGAATTTTGCCAATTCGCCACTATACCAAAGTCAAATTTGTACGGCTCTCAAACAAACGTTGCGCCGCCAAGAAGGAAGTGCAGGCTCTGCGGGTTTGCTGGATTTTGGAGCTGTTAAATATTTGGTAGCCAGTCATTTTGGTTTTTGTTTGGGCGTTTCTAATGCCATAGATATTGCGTACTCTGCCCTTACGGAAAACCCCGACAAGCGTATTTTTATGCTTAGTGAGTTGATTCATAATCCTTTCGTCAATGAAGATTTGGCGCGTCGTGGACTTTCGTATTTGCAAAATGAAAAAGGCGTAGCCACCAAAGCCCCAGACGGAACACTGCTTTGGGATAAGATAGAAGAAAATGATGTCGTGATTGTGCCTGCCTTCGGCGCGACCAACGAAGATAAAACAAAATTGATTCGTAAAGGATTGAATATCACGTATTACGATGCTACGTGTAGGCTCGTGGAAAATGTTTGGAACAGAGCCAGTGATTACGCGCGCAAAGGTTTTACGGTGATTATTCACGGAAAATTTGAACATGAAGAAACACGCGCGAGCTTTTCGCAAGCGGCGCAATATGGCCATGTGCTGGTAGTTCGGGATTTGTTCGAGGCGCAAATCGTGGCAAATGTGATAGCTGGTGCGCCTGATGCAATTGATGATTTCAACCAATATTTATTTGGTCGTCATTCGGAAGGTTTCGAGCCGCTCAAGCATTTGGAAAAAATAGCCCTCGTAAACCAAACAACGCTATTGGCTTCCGAAACGCTTGAAATTTCAGCACTTTTCAAAAAAACACTGACCGAAAAATATGGTGCGGAACAAATTAATCAGCATTTGGGCAGAACGCAAGACACGCTTTGTTATGCCACAAACGTAAACCAAAACGCCGCCGCCAAGCTCTTCGACAATCAAGGAGATTATGCTTTTGTGATTGGTGGAAAAAATAGCTCTAACACCTCGCAGCTTTACAAAATGGCGCAACAGCAATTTGGAGATAAAGCCTATTATATTGAAAGTGAGATAGATATACTTTCGGCGCACGAAATCAGGCATTATGATTATGGCCAAAAGAAAACGGTCATTGCTTCGTTTTTGCCTGAAACGCCAATCGCCGCCGCGCCGCCTAAAATCCTGATTACGGCGGGAGCTTCTTGTCCTGATGGCATTATTCAGCAAGTAATCGTGCGTATCAATTCGTTTTTTGCGCCGTCTGCTTTGCGCGACGTGTCGGAAGTGTTACAGGATTTAACGCAACAAGAAATTTCTTAG
- a CDS encoding TIGR01777 family oxidoreductase, with product MKTILITGGTGLVGLRLSEILQEKGYRVLHLSRHRNPNAKFAAYAWDIVQKQIDTEALLQADAIVHLAGANIADAPWTPEKRRNIIESRTDSATLLAETLATLPNHHVRTFVSASAIGIYGIDTGDAWLYENQTPDNGAGFPAEVTRLWEKAVQPIAAQGIRLVKMRIGIVLSEKGGALPQMAAPVRFGFGAALASGKQYTSWIHIDDLCRMFVWAIENPKAEGTYNAVAPTPVTNAELTKQIAKTLHRPLWLPNVPLFALRLIASDMADVVAGSNRVSCQRIEKEGFIFQFPQLPEALQNLLLR from the coding sequence ATGAAAACAATTCTTATCACAGGCGGCACGGGTTTAGTCGGTTTGCGCCTGTCGGAAATATTGCAAGAAAAAGGTTATCGCGTTTTGCACCTGAGTCGCCACCGAAACCCAAACGCGAAATTTGCGGCTTATGCTTGGGACATTGTCCAAAAACAAATAGATACGGAAGCCTTGCTGCAAGCCGATGCCATCGTGCATTTGGCAGGGGCAAATATTGCTGATGCGCCTTGGACTCCCGAAAAACGCCGCAACATCATCGAAAGCCGCACGGATTCGGCTACGCTTTTGGCCGAAACGCTTGCCACTTTGCCCAACCACCACGTCCGAACATTTGTATCAGCTTCGGCGATTGGCATTTATGGCATAGACACGGGTGATGCGTGGTTGTACGAAAACCAAACGCCCGACAATGGCGCAGGTTTTCCAGCGGAAGTTACAAGGCTTTGGGAAAAAGCCGTACAACCCATTGCCGCACAAGGAATTAGACTTGTAAAAATGCGCATTGGAATTGTATTGAGCGAAAAAGGTGGCGCATTGCCGCAAATGGCCGCACCTGTTCGGTTTGGGTTTGGGGCGGCTTTGGCTTCGGGCAAACAATATACGTCTTGGATACACATCGACGACCTTTGCCGTATGTTCGTGTGGGCAATCGAGAACCCGAAAGCCGAAGGCACATACAACGCCGTCGCGCCGACACCCGTTACCAATGCCGAACTGACCAAGCAAATCGCCAAGACGTTACACCGCCCTTTGTGGTTGCCCAACGTGCCACTTTTTGCGCTGCGCCTCATCGCCTCCGACATGGCCGACGTAGTGGCGGGTAGCAATCGCGTATCTTGCCAACGCATTGAAAAAGAAGGTTTTATTTTTCAGTTTCCGCAATTGCCCGAAGCCCTACAAAATTTATTGTTGCGGTAA
- a CDS encoding DUF6702 family protein, producing the protein MFLKNTIIGAGLLLSFFTKSPEHQFHSSITQIDYNAQTKHFEISIRTFSDDLEKGVGKAAHLPDFRIDRHAQANALTESYVRKCFVFKEKNKILPFQFVGKEIENEVTWIYLEVPARHCDRLQLDCRFLTDVFGDQKNIVNVQCAKDNKKSYLFDIEKTSIQ; encoded by the coding sequence ATGTTCCTCAAAAACACCATTATAGGAGCGGGGCTATTACTTTCGTTTTTTACTAAAAGCCCTGAACATCAATTTCATAGCAGCATTACGCAGATAGATTACAATGCCCAAACCAAGCATTTTGAAATATCCATTCGCACCTTTTCCGACGATTTGGAAAAAGGTGTAGGTAAGGCCGCGCATCTGCCTGATTTCAGGATAGACCGCCATGCGCAAGCCAATGCCCTAACGGAAAGTTATGTTCGCAAATGCTTTGTTTTCAAAGAAAAAAACAAAATCTTGCCTTTTCAGTTTGTAGGAAAAGAGATCGAAAACGAAGTTACTTGGATTTATTTGGAAGTGCCTGCTCGCCATTGCGACCGCCTACAACTGGACTGCCGATTTCTTACAGACGTTTTTGGAGACCAAAAAAATATTGTAAATGTTCAATGTGCTAAGGATAACAAAAAAAGCTATCTTTTCGACATCGAAAAAACTTCTATCCAATGA
- a CDS encoding XRE family transcriptional regulator has translation MRSIVSNNIRFLRKRMGLTQEKMAAMIGIKRSLLGAYEEARADPRLNNLQNMAEVFGVSVDSLMNEDLTSNSEDALPTKSHQTERKFDAPRPRPEPLPRYTTPMQPTYTPPPTPPQPVRQAPSPMPQSRYNAHNQEYAEAKKIRVLSVTVDNNNQENIEYVTQNNVPAYLKGFASPEFLEKLPKFSLPTLPQGQVYRAFEAGNETMLSIPKGTVVIGSYVRNWYNLISGKIYILVTARHGIICKWITNQIQENGTFLLSSDNPEFEDYGVLADDVLEIWEAKMFISMQLPEIDMSLQKLTSIVLDLQQEMMKMRKQQQQPPRY, from the coding sequence GTGAGAAGTATCGTTAGCAATAATATCCGTTTTTTGCGTAAGCGCATGGGGCTAACCCAAGAAAAAATGGCCGCCATGATTGGGATAAAACGCTCATTGTTAGGAGCTTATGAAGAAGCACGCGCCGACCCTCGCCTAAATAACTTGCAAAACATGGCCGAAGTGTTCGGCGTTTCGGTGGATAGCCTCATGAACGAGGATTTGACCAGCAACAGCGAAGACGCTTTGCCGACCAAAAGCCACCAAACCGAACGGAAATTTGATGCGCCGCGCCCAAGGCCTGAGCCATTGCCACGCTATACAACACCTATGCAGCCAACCTACACGCCCCCTCCTACTCCTCCACAACCTGTGCGCCAGGCACCTTCGCCTATGCCGCAATCACGCTATAATGCTCATAATCAGGAGTATGCAGAAGCAAAAAAAATACGAGTGTTGTCTGTTACGGTGGATAATAACAACCAAGAAAACATCGAATACGTTACCCAAAACAACGTGCCAGCGTACCTAAAAGGCTTCGCAAGTCCTGAGTTTTTGGAAAAATTGCCCAAATTTTCGTTACCAACGCTGCCACAAGGCCAAGTTTATCGCGCTTTTGAGGCTGGAAACGAGACCATGCTTTCGATACCCAAAGGTACAGTCGTCATCGGGAGCTACGTGCGAAACTGGTACAATCTTATTTCTGGGAAAATTTATATTTTAGTAACCGCCCGACACGGCATTATTTGTAAATGGATAACCAACCAAATACAAGAAAACGGAACATTTTTGCTTAGTTCCGACAACCCAGAGTTTGAAGATTACGGCGTATTGGCCGATGACGTACTCGAAATTTGGGAAGCTAAAATGTTTATTTCCATGCAGTTACCCGAAATTGATATGTCTTTGCAGAAACTTACAAGCATTGTGTTAGACCTGCAACAAGAAATGATGAAAATGCGCAAACAGCAGCAACAACCACCGCGCTATTAA
- a CDS encoding VOC family protein, which yields MQICRLTLLVRDYDEAIEFYTQRLGFVKQTDDNWGEGFRFVVLSAAQQPDFQLIITRATDDDLLGLVGRQAGYHQFFALRVSDCAASYAQLKANGIDFISEPREMMYGTEASFRDLYGNIIGLISPVVL from the coding sequence ATGCAAATTTGTCGGCTTACGCTTTTGGTTCGGGACTACGACGAGGCGATAGAATTTTATACACAACGTTTGGGTTTCGTCAAGCAAACCGACGACAATTGGGGCGAGGGCTTTCGGTTTGTGGTGCTTTCTGCGGCTCAACAACCAGATTTTCAGTTAATTATTACGCGGGCTACCGACGACGATTTGTTGGGTTTGGTGGGAAGGCAAGCGGGGTATCATCAGTTTTTTGCCTTGCGGGTTTCGGATTGTGCGGCCAGTTATGCGCAACTCAAAGCCAACGGCATAGACTTTATCAGCGAGCCGCGCGAAATGATGTACGGTACAGAAGCCTCATTTCGAGATCTTTACGGAAATATCATCGGTTTGATTTCGCCAGTTGTTTTATAA
- the cas1 gene encoding type II CRISPR-associated endonuclease Cas1, protein MSAKTLYFGNPAKLHLRLSQLVIHQPNAETPHTTPLEEVGIVILDNPQITITQALVTEMLSQNIALICCNSQHLPTGLMLNLHGNTLQSAHFREQIAATEPLKKQLWQQTVQAKIRNQATLLEMLQRPAQPLWRWAEDIKAGDPDNKEARAAAYYWKHLFEEDADFRRSPDGLPPNNLLNYAYAIVRAMVARSLVASGLLPTLGIFHRNQYNAYCLADDIMEPYRPFADALVLGLLRRNPELADSLDGLTPAIKREVLGIVTQDVWHAKQRHTMSAAIERSTASLAKCFARKSKTIFYPHFEGYLKK, encoded by the coding sequence ATGTCCGCAAAAACACTCTATTTTGGCAATCCCGCCAAACTGCATTTGCGCCTTAGCCAGTTGGTCATACACCAACCCAATGCCGAAACACCGCACACCACGCCACTCGAAGAAGTGGGCATTGTGATTCTGGATAATCCACAAATCACGATTACCCAAGCACTTGTTACAGAAATGCTCAGCCAAAACATTGCGTTAATTTGCTGTAACTCGCAACATTTGCCTACTGGCCTGATGCTCAATTTGCACGGCAACACATTACAATCCGCACATTTTCGGGAACAAATCGCCGCTACCGAGCCACTGAAAAAACAACTTTGGCAACAAACCGTACAAGCCAAAATCCGCAATCAGGCTACTTTGTTAGAAATGCTCCAACGCCCAGCCCAACCGCTTTGGCGTTGGGCAGAGGACATCAAAGCAGGCGACCCCGACAACAAAGAAGCACGTGCGGCGGCTTATTACTGGAAACATTTGTTTGAGGAAGATGCCGACTTTCGGCGCAGTCCCGACGGCTTGCCGCCCAACAATTTACTGAATTACGCTTACGCCATCGTGCGGGCGATGGTGGCGCGGAGTTTGGTGGCCTCTGGCCTGCTTCCCACACTGGGCATTTTTCACCGAAACCAATACAATGCTTATTGCCTCGCCGATGACATCATGGAACCGTATCGCCCTTTTGCAGATGCACTCGTGTTGGGGCTTTTGCGTCGCAATCCCGAACTGGCCGACAGCCTCGACGGACTCACGCCAGCCATCAAACGCGAAGTGCTGGGCATCGTAACCCAAGACGTTTGGCACGCCAAACAACGCCACACCATGAGCGCGGCCATCGAACGCAGTACCGCTTCGCTGGCCAAATGCTTTGCCCGAAAAAGCAAAACGATTTTCTATCCGCATTTTGAAGGCTATCTCAAAAAATAA
- the cas2 gene encoding CRISPR-associated endonuclease Cas2, whose translation MFYSAERFNAYRIMWVIVMFDLPTETPENRRRYADFRKRLQKDGFMMFQYSIYARHCASREKADVHIGRVKKWLPVEGQICIMCITDKQFGELELYDGCLKRKNPHNPQQLELF comes from the coding sequence ATGTTTTACAGTGCAGAACGTTTTAACGCTTACAGGATTATGTGGGTAATTGTGATGTTTGATTTGCCGACCGAAACGCCCGAAAACCGCCGTCGGTATGCCGACTTTCGGAAGCGTTTGCAGAAAGATGGCTTTATGATGTTTCAGTATTCGATTTATGCGCGCCATTGCGCCAGCCGCGAAAAAGCCGACGTACACATCGGGCGCGTTAAAAAATGGCTGCCCGTAGAAGGGCAAATTTGCATTATGTGTATTACGGACAAACAATTTGGGGAATTGGAACTTTACGACGGCTGCCTCAAGCGGAAAAATCCGCATAATCCGCAGCAATTAGAACTGTTTTAG
- a CDS encoding helix-turn-helix domain-containing protein has product MDKKKKGLLIKDLRLKKNMKQIDLAKAIGITSASLSAYEQGATNPSTENLAALAKFFEVPIEYFNSNEPEEILKTESWKDQMIEEVRAIKEKMQEEINFLREQLREKDTTIHELTAILGKQ; this is encoded by the coding sequence ATGGACAAAAAGAAAAAAGGCCTTTTAATCAAGGATTTACGCCTTAAAAAAAACATGAAGCAAATTGATTTAGCTAAAGCAATTGGCATAACTTCGGCTTCTTTATCTGCATATGAGCAAGGTGCAACTAATCCTTCAACTGAAAATTTAGCCGCATTAGCTAAATTCTTTGAGGTTCCTATAGAATACTTTAATTCAAATGAGCCAGAAGAGATTTTGAAAACAGAAAGCTGGAAAGACCAGATGATAGAAGAGGTTAGAGCTATCAAAGAAAAGATGCAAGAGGAAATAAACTTTCTAAGAGAGCAGTTGAGGGAAAAGGATACTACAATTCATGAATTAACCGCCATACTGGGAAAGCAGTAG